TCGAATCGCTGAAACACAGTTTGGTTAACCAGCTGCTTAATTTGTACGAATATTACAATGTGCGCAACGAGTTGATGACGGTAGCGAACGAAGCACTCGACGCGGCTAAACTGAATATGCAGATTGCCGGCGAAAAGTTTCGGAACGGTGCCATCAATTCGTTTAACTATCGTGATGTGCAGCTTATATATGCCAATGCAGCACTGAGTCAGTTACAGGCCGTTTACAATCTGATTGAGTCGGATGTTTCACTGATGAGAATTACCGGTGGAATTATTTCGGAATACGGCGAAACAGAGGGGGCGCAGTCTAACTAAAAGGCTGTTGGCATAAAAGAACAAACCCGGCTGTTGTCAGCCGGGTTTGTTCTTTTATGTTTGATTTATCAGCCGAGCATAAACCACAGGAGGTTGCCGGCTTTCATCAATACGGGTCTCAACTAGTTCGGGGAACCGGGATATGAATTTGGACAATTTGCCATACTTAATGCCTTTCTCTCTCAGGACTCCTCCGATTTCTGCCAAATTTGCCCATCCGTCTTCGTTGGTACAGGCTGTTATGGCTTCCGTTAAAGCTTTTTCATTTTCAACGTTTTCCATGTTTTATGATATTAAATCCGACTAATTACACGTAACGTGACGAATGATTAATAATGATAGAATAGCATAAAACGCTGTGACAAAGTTAATGTATTTTCAGTAAAAGAAATACCTATTCGTCCGTAATAATGAACCCACTTCCGTGAATGTTTTTGATTTCGATAGCCGGATCGTCTTTCAGGTATTTCCTTAATTTCGTGATAAATACATCCATGCTGCGGGTGGTAAAGTAACCATCTTCTCCCCAAATTCGCTTTAACGCTACTTCTCTTGGAAGGAGTTGATTCTTGTGTTCACAAAGCAGATGAAGCAACGCCGATTCTTTGGGCGACAATTGGCGAATGTCCCCGTTAAGTTCGATCGTTCTTAAATGTGGATCGAAGTGGTACTGGCCAACCATCAATATCTGGTCCGGATCATTCATTCGGTCAGTTCCCCTTTTCAGGATGGCCTCGATTTTACAGAGCAGTACTTCTGTATCGAACGGTTTGGTGATGTAATCGTCGGCCCCGATTTTGTACCCGTTGAGGATGTCTTCTTTGAGCGCCTTGGCGGTTAGATATATCATGGGCACTTTGGGAGAAAGGGTGCGAATCTCCCGACCAATGGAAAAACCATCAACGTTGGGCAGCATCACATCGAGGATGCAAAGCTGATAATCGCCGCTGTGAAACTTTTCGACGGCGTACTTCCCGTCGTCCACCCAGGTCACGTAGTAGTTGTTGATTTCCAGGTAGGATTTCAGAACGGCTCCGAAACTTAGATCGTCTTCAACGAAAAATATGTGTTTTTTCTCATCCATTTTCCAGCGTATAAGGAATGAAAATGACGAAGCGGCTGCCTTTGCCGGCTTCACTGTGAACTGTAATGGTTCCCTTGTTGGCATCGATAACAGCTTTTACGTAGCTGAGCCCCAGACCAAAACCTTTGGTGTTGTGAATATTTCCGGTAGGTTGCCGGTAAAAGCGCTCGAATATTTTTGCCTGAACAGCGCGGTTCATTCCAATACCGTGATCTTCTACCGTTATGGAAATCCCTTTGCTGACCGAGGAGGTTCGTAAAACGATCTCCGGTTTATCTGCTGAATATTTAACGGCATTATCCAGCAGGTTGTATATCACATTGGTGAAATGTGTTGCGTCCGTCATCACCACCGGATTGGAAGCTTCCAGGTAGGTGTCAATCTGTCCCTTGCGTTTTTCAATTTGCAGGGAAATACTCTGGATCGCTTTTTCAATCAGTTCGTGTGCGTTGACTGCTTCGAAGTGATAATCGCCGTTATTGCGATCCATGCGGGCAATCTGGAGGATTTTTTCCACCTGTGAGTTCATCCTCCGGTTTTCTTTCTTAATCATTCCGGCGAAATAACGCACCTTTTCTTCCTCTGAAATCACTTTTTCATTCACAATAGAGTCAGCTGCAACCCCGATGGTCGCAATGGGCGTTTTAAACTCGTGGGTCATGTTGTTAATAAAGTCCGATTTCATCTCCGAAATTTTCTTCTGTCGCAAAATAAACAGGATACTCAGGGTAAAAGTCAGCAAGATGACGATAGTAAAGAGGAGTGAAAGCCCCAGCAGCCAAAACATGTTCCGTCCCACAAATGAGTCTTTATCGGGAAAGAAAACATTCAATTTGAGGTTTTGCCTGAACACATCGTAGGGGAATAATCCCGTTTGATAGGTTTGCGCATTTTCCGGGATGACATTTTCAGGTAAATCGCCGCCAATCACGCTGTCATTGGCCATGACCACGAAATGGAAATCAATGGGAATATCCTTTCGTTCAAATTCTTCTTTCAGTACATGATGGATTTGTTTCATGTCCAGATCACGACCTGCATGCCAATCCTTGATTTCAACCACCATTTGTTTGGCCAGATTTTTAAGTTGTTTCGCCTTGTCTTCAATTCGTTTTTCAAACTCAGGAAGAAGCACCATCGAATCCTTTACAATAATTCTGGCCAGATTGCTGTCCTGTATACTTTTCTTTAATTGTTTTTGCGTGATAAACTGGATCAGGCTGTCGTTTACATGGGTTTTGTGTAAGGTTATAATCGAATCCCGCTTCGATGTAAACACCTGAATTTCATTCTCAATTTTGTTCATCTTCGGATTAACCTTTATCCGGTAACTGGTTGTCCCCTGCACATGAAATTTAACCGGCGGCGGAGGAGGTGGCGGTGGATCGGGAGTCCATTGCAGTGAATCGTTGAAAAAGTATTGGTTGACTATCGGATAATCCTGCATGGTTTGCAACCGCTTCGAAGCGCTGGTTAAAGCTTCATTCACCGAACGGTCGAAAAGCTCATTGCGGACCTTGGCCGCACTGTGAAACCAATAATACTGTACGGCAACAATTCCTAGCAGGGAGATTCCCATTAATACAACCAAACCGATAAATCGCTTCTTGTTCATAACGTAAAGATAGTCAATATCTGCAGCCGAAATTTGGCTTTAACTTTTCCTTAACTGTTTTTCACAAGGCATTAACCGGCTATTCGTCAGTCTGTTCGTAATTTTGATTGTGAAAGATGTATCAACAAGTGCCATTCACTAATAACCATAGATATGAAAAGGAAATTGATGTTTTTACCAACCGGAGCAGCCGTGATTTTGATTCTTTCTGCTTTTACTTTTAGTGCGTCTGCTCCAATGCCGGAGGAGGCGTTTCAACCGCAGAAGAAAGAAGTTACCCGCCATGTAACGATTAAGGTGGACGAAAACGGAAAAACAGCTAAGCTGGACACGGTTTTCACCGGAATGACGGATGAAGAAATCCAACAGGAGGTCGACAAATTCATGCAGGAGCATGATGTGGCGCAAAAGGAATTCAATGTGCAGATGAAATTTTTTGCCGATTCGATGAAATCGATGATGAAACCCCGAATCGATTCGCTGAGAAAGGAAATAATCATCATGCAGAAAAGTATGCCGAAGTCTCACATTCGGGTATTCCATGACAAGGCATTGAGAGATTCCTTGCTTCAATACCGGGTCGAAGTTGTTGAAGGAGATTCGATGAAGGTGTTTGTGCATAAAGGAAAAAATGACAGCGATGTCATCGTTTGGAATGGGGAAATTAGCATCCCAGCGGTTCCTCCTATGCCAAAACTCCCGCCTATGCCACCGAAAGTGATGATGCATGGTTTTCATTTCGACCGTTATTCTTTCGATTCAGGCGATAAGAATGTTATTTCTTACCAGCGGAAGAAGCTGAGTAACGGACGGGAGAAGATTACCATTATCCGCAAAGTTCCAACGGATGAGAAGGTGCAGGAGTTTGAATTTCAATCGAAAGAAACGAAGTAACAGTAATAGCTAAATTGCCTAATGCGAAAAAAGGGGTAACCAATCGGTTGCCCCTTTCTTTTCATAACCTATAAATCAATCAATGCAGATTAAGCAGGCATATCAGGTAGTGTAAAACCTTCGCGATACGTGTGCTTAATCAATTCATTGGCAAAAGCTTTTGCGTTCATCGGATCCGTCCATACCCTGTTGAAGGTCGGGTCACCATCTTTAATGGTGAAATTATCTTCAACGCAGATGCGCAATGAGTCGGTATCACCTATGTTTGTGAATTGCATATTGGCGCCATCCCAATCCAGTTCCTTGTTCAGTCCCTGCAAACGAACGGCGAGTACGCCCATCACAACCATTTCGTTGAATGGTCCGGCTTCGCTGAACGGTGAGGAAGGTTGAACCCGGTTTTCGGGACTTTCTTTGCAGGCGCGAATCCAATCCTGTTCGTGACCGCCTTGCATCGCATTCTCTACGCGGCGAAGCGTTTTCGGAACGTTGGGTGTCCTTCCCGAGAGCAACCACGGGTCTTTTCCGTAACAGCCACAAACCAGTTTATCTTTGGTTCCGTGGAAAATCACACCACCGCCGGCATCATTCATGTTCTTGCCTTCCGGCCAACCTTCCGGCTTCTTCGGTTGGAGACCGCCGTCGTACCAGGTAACTTCCACTTCTGGAAGGTTCATTTTCACACCTTTTTGTTTTTCCCTTTCGGGGAAAGTTAGATTGACCATTTGCGCATTCGGTGCACAATCCGTCAACAACAGAGTGGAACTTCCCTGTGCTTTGGTCGGGTATCCGAGTTTCAGTCCCATAAATACCGGGTGCAAAACGTGGCAGGCCATGTCACCCAGCGCACCGGTTCCGAAATCCCACCATCCGCGCCAGTTCCATGGCGTGTAAATGGAATTGTATTCGCGGAAAGCAGCCGGGCCGATAAAAAGATCCCAATCCAGCGTATCCGGAACAGGCATTACCTCTTTGGGACGGTTTAGCCCTTGTGGCCAAATAGGCCGGTCAGTGAAAGCTTCCACTTTGGTGATATCACCTATTTCTCCGTTCCACATCCATTCGCAAGCCTGGCGAACGCCTTCGCCTGACGAACCCTGGTTACCCATCTGGGTCGCAACTTTGTATTTATCGGCCAGCTTGGTTAGCAGACGAGACTCGTAAACCGAGTGAGTTAGCGGTTTTTGCACGTAAACATGTTTGCCCAATGTGATGGCGTGCGCAGCAGCAGCAGCGTGTGAATGGTCGGCGGTAGCCACCAGAACAGCATCAAACTGATCGCTCATTTCATCGTACATCTTGCGCCAGTCCTTATAACGCTTGGCGTTAGGGAAATAATCAAAAACCCGTTTACTGTACCCCCAGTCGACATCGCAGAGAGCTACGATATTCTCGGTTTCCATGTTCTTCAGGTTGGCAAAACCCATTCCGCCGATTCCTACAGCAGCAATGTTCAGTTTGTCA
This Prolixibacter sp. NT017 DNA region includes the following protein-coding sequences:
- a CDS encoding OST-HTH/LOTUS domain-containing protein, with product MENVENEKALTEAITACTNEDGWANLAEIGGVLREKGIKYGKLSKFISRFPELVETRIDESRQPPVVYARLINQT
- a CDS encoding response regulator transcription factor, which gives rise to MDEKKHIFFVEDDLSFGAVLKSYLEINNYYVTWVDDGKYAVEKFHSGDYQLCILDVMLPNVDGFSIGREIRTLSPKVPMIYLTAKALKEDILNGYKIGADDYITKPFDTEVLLCKIEAILKRGTDRMNDPDQILMVGQYHFDPHLRTIELNGDIRQLSPKESALLHLLCEHKNQLLPREVALKRIWGEDGYFTTRSMDVFITKLRKYLKDDPAIEIKNIHGSGFIITDE
- a CDS encoding sensor histidine kinase KdpD, whose product is MNKKRFIGLVVLMGISLLGIVAVQYYWFHSAAKVRNELFDRSVNEALTSASKRLQTMQDYPIVNQYFFNDSLQWTPDPPPPPPPPVKFHVQGTTSYRIKVNPKMNKIENEIQVFTSKRDSIITLHKTHVNDSLIQFITQKQLKKSIQDSNLARIIVKDSMVLLPEFEKRIEDKAKQLKNLAKQMVVEIKDWHAGRDLDMKQIHHVLKEEFERKDIPIDFHFVVMANDSVIGGDLPENVIPENAQTYQTGLFPYDVFRQNLKLNVFFPDKDSFVGRNMFWLLGLSLLFTIVILLTFTLSILFILRQKKISEMKSDFINNMTHEFKTPIATIGVAADSIVNEKVISEEEKVRYFAGMIKKENRRMNSQVEKILQIARMDRNNGDYHFEAVNAHELIEKAIQSISLQIEKRKGQIDTYLEASNPVVMTDATHFTNVIYNLLDNAVKYSADKPEIVLRTSSVSKGISITVEDHGIGMNRAVQAKIFERFYRQPTGNIHNTKGFGLGLSYVKAVIDANKGTITVHSEAGKGSRFVIFIPYTLENG
- a CDS encoding Gfo/Idh/MocA family protein encodes the protein MDRKNNVSRRRFLGTSAAAAAGITILPSNTIAGLGHKAPSDKLNIAAVGIGGMGFANLKNMETENIVALCDVDWGYSKRVFDYFPNAKRYKDWRKMYDEMSDQFDAVLVATADHSHAAAAAHAITLGKHVYVQKPLTHSVYESRLLTKLADKYKVATQMGNQGSSGEGVRQACEWMWNGEIGDITKVEAFTDRPIWPQGLNRPKEVMPVPDTLDWDLFIGPAAFREYNSIYTPWNWRGWWDFGTGALGDMACHVLHPVFMGLKLGYPTKAQGSSTLLLTDCAPNAQMVNLTFPEREKQKGVKMNLPEVEVTWYDGGLQPKKPEGWPEGKNMNDAGGGVIFHGTKDKLVCGCYGKDPWLLSGRTPNVPKTLRRVENAMQGGHEQDWIRACKESPENRVQPSSPFSEAGPFNEMVVMGVLAVRLQGLNKELDWDGANMQFTNIGDTDSLRICVEDNFTIKDGDPTFNRVWTDPMNAKAFANELIKHTYREGFTLPDMPA